The following proteins are co-located in the Micromonospora viridifaciens genome:
- a CDS encoding AMP-binding protein: MTQLDLSPSPTVAWPASHATEPGLTLEEIVRPYGSSATVSFLSPDGTREAASYHLLARRIATAAHRLRSAGHRAGDPVAITLANDLSTVTAALGVWAAGGTLVSLPPPPRRARESYAERFGAVLNAMNCRLHLTDTPDVPPLTGRMRTVPIAAVQGDERVPDPEPALPRTALVQFTSGSLGTPKGVAVRGDNFAGHVKMISRCFGLDPARDRVATWLPLYHDLGFVCFFGSALYARTTQTHTDPKTFVLDPSRWLTMLAQERATISGAPNFGFRLASRVPYPDGLDLSAMRSCLNAAERVLWSDLVDFHRVAGPLGFPWEAIMPAYGLAEGTVGVSCAPHDRGPVQGPDGHVSLGPPLPGNRYTVSGGEEGPGSLLLDGDWLFEGYWTADGFQPRDPGPFDTDDAAFVHDGELYVIGRRADVASVSGHNVFAEDVEAVALGSAGPMVLGCAAFKHRGDGGGERFGLVLEISPRNKETAPELARTARRAVTGALGTRVAPVLVVQQGAIPRTTSGKPRRPALREAVLGGELPPRRILASLL; this comes from the coding sequence GTGACACAACTCGACCTCTCTCCCAGCCCCACCGTCGCCTGGCCCGCCAGCCACGCCACGGAACCGGGACTGACCCTCGAAGAAATCGTCCGACCGTACGGGTCGTCGGCGACGGTCAGCTTCCTGTCCCCCGACGGCACCCGGGAGGCGGCCAGCTACCACCTGCTGGCCCGGCGGATCGCCACCGCCGCCCACCGGCTGCGGTCCGCCGGACACCGCGCCGGCGACCCGGTCGCGATCACCCTGGCCAACGACCTCTCGACGGTGACCGCCGCGCTGGGGGTCTGGGCCGCCGGCGGCACGCTGGTGTCGCTGCCGCCGCCACCGAGGCGGGCCCGGGAGAGCTACGCCGAGCGGTTCGGCGCCGTGCTCAACGCGATGAACTGCCGGCTCCACCTGACCGACACGCCCGACGTGCCCCCGCTGACCGGCCGGATGCGTACCGTGCCGATCGCCGCGGTGCAGGGCGACGAGCGGGTTCCCGACCCCGAGCCGGCGCTCCCCCGTACCGCGCTGGTCCAGTTCACCTCCGGGAGCCTCGGCACCCCCAAGGGGGTGGCGGTACGCGGCGACAACTTCGCCGGACACGTCAAGATGATCAGCCGGTGCTTCGGCCTCGACCCCGCCCGAGACCGAGTCGCCACCTGGCTGCCGCTCTACCACGACCTGGGCTTCGTCTGCTTCTTCGGCTCGGCGCTCTACGCCCGGACCACCCAGACGCACACCGACCCGAAGACTTTCGTGCTGGACCCGTCCCGCTGGCTGACCATGCTCGCGCAGGAGCGGGCCACGATCAGTGGAGCGCCCAACTTCGGTTTCCGGCTCGCGTCCCGGGTGCCCTACCCGGACGGGCTCGACCTGTCGGCGATGCGCTCGTGCCTGAACGCCGCCGAGCGGGTGCTCTGGTCGGATCTGGTCGACTTCCACCGGGTGGCCGGGCCGCTCGGCTTCCCGTGGGAGGCCATCATGCCGGCGTACGGGTTGGCCGAGGGCACGGTCGGGGTGTCCTGCGCCCCGCACGACCGCGGCCCGGTGCAGGGGCCCGACGGTCATGTCTCGCTCGGCCCGCCGCTGCCCGGCAACCGGTACACCGTCTCGGGCGGGGAGGAGGGTCCGGGCAGCCTGCTGCTCGACGGGGACTGGCTCTTCGAGGGCTACTGGACGGCCGACGGCTTCCAGCCGCGGGATCCGGGTCCGTTCGACACCGACGACGCGGCCTTCGTGCACGACGGGGAGCTGTACGTGATCGGCCGCCGGGCGGACGTGGCCTCGGTCTCCGGGCACAACGTGTTCGCCGAGGACGTCGAGGCGGTGGCGCTCGGCTCCGCCGGGCCGATGGTGTTGGGCTGCGCGGCGTTCAAGCACCGCGGCGACGGCGGCGGCGAACGCTTCGGGCTGGTGCTGGAGATCTCGCCGCGTAACAAGGAGACGGCGCCCGAGCTGGCCCGGACGGCGCGGCGGGCGGTGACCGGTGCGCTCGGCACCCGCGTGGCCCCGGTGCTGGTGGTGCAGCAGGGCGCGATTCCGCGTACCACCTCGGGCAAGCCTCGTCGTCCGGCGCTGCGCGAGGCCGTCCTCGGCGGTGAGCTACCGCCGCGTCGGATCCTCGCCTCGCTGCTCTGA
- a CDS encoding ferritin-like domain-containing protein, with translation MITATGRHIDPEDPVWILNQYRAAEVHGAGAIMRMARLADTAKLRSDLSRHLRDEAVHAWLWTRAIEDFGGEVVEVAQPYQARLSAHFGIPKTLTDMLALTLVSEKRGLSEYELHVGQEDLPHAVRRPLRAIIRDEAWHVSYIEEALRERAREDRRVYDIIERAEQADVQAVAELEAEAATADR, from the coding sequence GTGATCACCGCCACCGGCCGGCACATCGATCCCGAGGACCCGGTCTGGATCCTCAACCAGTACCGCGCGGCGGAGGTGCACGGCGCCGGCGCCATCATGCGGATGGCCCGGCTCGCGGACACCGCCAAGCTGCGCAGCGACCTGTCCCGGCACCTGCGGGACGAGGCGGTGCACGCCTGGCTGTGGACCCGCGCCATCGAGGACTTCGGCGGTGAGGTGGTGGAGGTGGCACAGCCCTACCAGGCCCGCCTCTCCGCGCACTTCGGCATCCCGAAGACGCTCACCGACATGCTGGCGCTGACCCTGGTGTCGGAGAAGCGCGGCCTGTCCGAGTACGAGCTGCACGTGGGCCAGGAGGACCTGCCCCACGCCGTCCGGCGCCCGCTGCGGGCGATCATCCGCGACGAGGCCTGGCACGTCTCCTACATCGAGGAGGCGCTGCGGGAACGGGCCCGGGAGGACCGACGGGTGTACGACATCATCGAGCGGGCCGAGCAGGCCGACGTGCAGGCCGTCGCCGAGCTGGAGGCCGAGGCGGCGACCGCCGACCGGTGA
- a CDS encoding acyl carrier protein, producing the protein MDEQQAVELVTRLVARGRGVDTRALTPGTDLVDDLGFDSLDASELLAALHTETGTHLPLSDLSDLRTIGDIGRALTTQEATP; encoded by the coding sequence ATGGACGAACAACAGGCGGTGGAGCTGGTCACGCGACTGGTGGCCCGGGGCCGGGGAGTGGACACGCGGGCCCTGACCCCCGGCACGGATCTGGTGGATGACCTGGGATTCGACTCCCTCGACGCCTCGGAGCTGCTCGCGGCACTGCATACCGAGACCGGCACCCACCTGCCGCTGTCCGACCTGTCCGACCTGCGCACGATCGGCGATATCGGGCGTGCGCTGACCACTCAGGAGGCTACCCCGTGA
- the alr gene encoding alanine racemase: MVECEAEIDLAAIAHNVSALRRLRAVEVMAVVKADGYGHGLVPAARAALAGGATWLGVAYLPEALALRAAGITAPVLCWLPRRHEDLTPAVRDGVDLSVSDRWVLDELVAVARRAGRPARVHLKVDTGCARAGATPARWPELVLAAGKSAGEELDVIGVWSHLANADQPGHPSTERQLALFAEALEVAAAHGITPRLRHLANSAAALAAPAAAYDLIRPGIAIYGINPLPTPPPVDLVPAMTLRAPVVLARQVPAGTLVSYGHEYVTTRETTLALVAAGYADGVPRAAGNRAEVLLAGRRRRISGRVCMDQFVVDVPDAAVVAGDPVLLFGPGTAGEPTLADWAASADTIPNELLTRVGPRVRRIYR, encoded by the coding sequence ATGGTCGAGTGCGAAGCGGAGATCGATCTGGCGGCCATCGCGCACAACGTCTCCGCCCTGCGCCGGCTCCGCGCCGTCGAGGTGATGGCGGTCGTCAAGGCCGACGGGTACGGCCATGGGCTGGTTCCCGCCGCCCGGGCGGCCCTCGCCGGCGGCGCGACCTGGCTCGGTGTGGCGTACCTGCCGGAGGCGCTGGCCCTGCGTGCCGCCGGGATCACGGCCCCGGTGCTCTGTTGGCTGCCCCGCCGCCACGAGGACCTCACCCCGGCCGTACGCGACGGCGTCGACCTGTCCGTCTCCGACCGCTGGGTGCTCGACGAGCTGGTGGCCGTCGCCCGCCGGGCCGGCCGGCCGGCCCGGGTGCATCTCAAGGTCGACACCGGCTGTGCGCGGGCCGGCGCCACCCCCGCCCGCTGGCCGGAACTGGTGCTCGCCGCCGGTAAGTCGGCCGGGGAGGAGCTGGACGTGATCGGGGTGTGGAGCCACCTGGCCAACGCGGACCAGCCGGGGCATCCGTCCACCGAGCGGCAGCTCGCGCTGTTCGCCGAGGCGCTGGAGGTGGCCGCGGCGCACGGGATCACCCCCCGGTTGCGCCACCTGGCCAACTCGGCCGCCGCGCTGGCCGCGCCGGCGGCCGCGTACGACCTGATCCGCCCGGGGATCGCCATCTACGGCATCAACCCGCTGCCCACACCGCCTCCGGTGGACCTGGTGCCGGCCATGACCCTGCGCGCCCCGGTGGTGCTGGCCCGGCAGGTGCCGGCCGGCACCCTGGTCTCCTACGGTCACGAGTACGTCACCACCCGGGAGACCACCCTCGCCCTGGTCGCCGCCGGGTACGCGGACGGGGTGCCGCGCGCCGCCGGGAACCGGGCCGAGGTGCTGCTCGCCGGCCGGCGGAGACGGATCAGCGGCCGGGTCTGCATGGACCAGTTCGTGGTCGACGTCCCCGACGCGGCGGTGGTCGCCGGCGATCCGGTGCTGCTCTTCGGCCCGGGCACCGCGGGGGAACCGACGCTCGCGGACTGGGCGGCGTCCGCCGACACCATCCCCAACGAACTGCTCACCCGGGTCGGGCCGCGGGTCCGCCGGATCTACCGCTGA
- a CDS encoding tryptophan 2,3-dioxygenase family protein, translating into MTLHHDQRAEPIMVVPASAAADYKSFLHLDELMAATEQVPDHPDGRFFVLVHQAFEVWFELIVHELVAARAALLADAVPDALHRLRRVVAVDRLLVSQLDTLATITPAGFAGLRPHLGTASGFQSVRFRDIEYLSGLRRRGHAGVTSRGSADAARLDRRLREPSIGDAFRALLRRRGVGDPVRLLHSGRPDSDLLALAEALLDHDEAWALWRSRHAIAVERLIGHKRGTGGSTGVEYLRSRRDERFFPELWEMRTRL; encoded by the coding sequence ATGACCCTTCACCACGACCAGCGTGCGGAACCGATCATGGTCGTGCCGGCGTCGGCTGCCGCCGACTACAAGTCCTTTCTGCACCTCGACGAGCTGATGGCGGCGACCGAGCAGGTGCCGGACCACCCCGACGGCCGGTTCTTCGTCCTGGTGCACCAGGCGTTCGAGGTCTGGTTCGAGCTGATCGTGCACGAGCTGGTCGCGGCCCGCGCCGCGCTCCTCGCCGACGCCGTCCCCGACGCGCTGCACCGGCTGCGCCGGGTGGTCGCGGTGGACCGGTTGCTGGTTTCCCAACTCGACACGCTGGCCACGATCACCCCGGCGGGCTTCGCCGGGCTGCGTCCGCACCTCGGCACCGCCAGCGGGTTCCAGTCCGTCCGCTTCCGGGACATCGAGTACCTGTCCGGCCTGCGCCGCCGCGGCCACGCCGGAGTGACCAGTCGGGGCAGCGCCGACGCCGCGCGGCTCGACCGCCGGCTGCGAGAGCCGAGCATCGGCGACGCCTTCCGCGCCCTGCTGCGCCGCCGCGGCGTCGGCGATCCGGTACGGCTGTTGCACAGCGGCCGGCCGGACAGCGACCTGCTGGCGCTCGCCGAGGCGCTGCTCGACCACGACGAGGCGTGGGCGCTGTGGCGGTCCCGGCACGCCATCGCCGTCGAGCGGCTGATCGGCCACAAGCGGGGGACCGGTGGCTCCACCGGCGTCGAGTACCTGCGCTCCCGCCGCGACGAGCGCTTCTTCCCGGAGCTGTGGGAAATGCGGACCCGGCTGTGA